The Oncorhynchus gorbuscha isolate QuinsamMale2020 ecotype Even-year linkage group LG04, OgorEven_v1.0, whole genome shotgun sequence genome includes the window GGGCTCTATGTCATACACTGACCTCTATATGACTGTGCACTGGCCAGTTCAGTGATCAGCTTGGATAACTATTGCTCTTCAAGCATTTTCCATAGTATCCTCCTGTATGAACTCAGTGGAAGTGAAAATGAGTAGGCCTATAGAATGGACATTTTCTAAGACAATAACCCAGCTGACAACAACATCCAGAACATAGAATTGTATTAATTTATTTCACAGTTTCAACAGTTTGCAACCTTACATTCACATCACAGTGGGGGAGACTTATTTACAATTTTTTCCCAATGCTCTGCATATGTCCTATGAGGACATACAGTATATGATATCTGGTTTAATCACAGTGTAAGGACATGTTTATAATACATTTCCTCTACATTTGAGGAATGCACCTCACCCTTTATATGTTGTTCACAAGAGTGTTTTTTGCATGTAAATCTTGTTGAGGCAAAACATTTTTTAGACGCATGCCAGCAAAattactacacaacacaacactaaccaatacatgaattgcactataatggtgacaaacagtgtccacaaactgttagggcctacataaagctgcccaacagcagagtcccaacaccttaccgcTGCTACAcatggctatcagcagagccttctCTGGcggcaaaacagttcattcagccacatttactgcctttaaaaaaacagctgataaggctgacttgcttaaacaaatgtggtttctactgacaattgaaatgtacaaactatggcataagaggACGACGGGCGGATAAGATGTAatctgtaatttcgattaagacattaatgagcgagctaggatggaAGTAGTCcatttaactatttgttcagcacttttgaaatgtacagcaacagaattcaaaACATGGGCCGTTTTTACAGTATTTGCCaggtacaccaagtcagaaccgtggGATAAAttaagggggcatataagcagacaatgaaagctattacaatattcaatattcaacatgtgcaccaccaagtcagaacagtaggctaaatgaTGAGGGGATAAGGGACCAAATGATTAGGGTTatgcacatgggctactaacatcttactacaaaacatacacttaatattactttcttagctacagtatacatatctacctGGCATATCACATAATTTATGCAGTAgcacatttttggactcaccttgttgtgctgtgctcacttgaacaggatgGTGGCGTGGCGGTCCTTCGTGGGAAAatgttgtcatcaaactttgtcatcaaagtctggaaTTCCCTGGATTTAtggtgcattcaagacaactgggaactctaaaAAAAAACAAGGTCGAATCATGATGATATcaatgatcttcaggtcggagctttagaaagaggcccgagttcccgacttgCGGTTCCGAGTTTGATGactgttcaaaatgtattttcctgtCGGAGCtagttttttcagagttcccagttgtcttgaactcactgaagtctgagatttgtCAGTTCCGAATTTCGAGTTGTTTGAGCGAGACAGAAGTcatggattgacagcatggccaatgttgaatgtttatccttttaagcttggaaaagagacccttaaacccagacttagACCACACACCTACTCCACTGAATACCAGGCTTCCAAACCACTcagtgttgtgtaatgtttacatCCAATGGTCAATGAGCACAGATACATTTTTCTTTTCATTATTAtttcattatttatcttcatatgacaaggattgaaaaggatttctCAATAGATTATTGAGTCGATTCATGATGATAGCTTGCtcgctaagattttgaaagtatgatgttgacatgatcagtccaatcaaagctatgatagatataacgtgatttgacgtcattttatctgtggccaatgaccttgagccttcttggatgggtacttctaatgtaactctatggtagCACCCAAGGGGCTGGAATTTTCGAGCTCTATCCGTAGATTTTgcagtgacagaacactgagccaatcacggtgcaactagagaacattaccaaacCCTTAAACtccgtattttccgctggcttctccaccaccacagaaagcactgagttaggctgaaacacctgcattttggagctgccttactcaagaaagcaaagcaaaaaagagaccaagtATGCACCTTTAACTCAAAGATTTTGTATTAAttattttacattgtttgcaaactgatatttgacacgtattaatgtcaaaataacatgcaaaacaggcaccCCCAAAAAAGAGAAGCTAaacaggtggggggggggtgccccacctgccctgaaagATGTGTCGCTACTGATTGTTCAATAGATCAACAAATGAAATGTATACAAGAGGCAGAGATGggtagcctggtcctagatctgtttcTGCTCGTGCCAACTCCATTGCTGATTGTCAAGCCAAACAGGACAATGATTGACAAGGAGTTGGCaggatagcacaaacagactggcccTCAGTCTAGGAAACGGGGTTATTGGCATTATTGGCATTGCTGAATTCGATTTTCAGAATTATAGGGTGTCCCCGGCTGGAGCTGTCCCCGTTTTTAACTATGCGTTAAAAACAGACTGCAAAGTGAAATAATATTATACGTGTCAAGACCGGGCAACAGAGCCTACCGGTTGACGTCTCAATCGCGTTGTGCTTGTTTCGTCCAGCAGAGGGGGCTGCTCGCTATGGTAGCTTCACTCACTCTTCTTCTACTAATTACTTGCTCACGCTAGTTTTACAGAAAACTGCCGTGGAAAACTCGGCCAGAAGCTAGCAAGTGTCAAGTGAATCCACAATATCACCACAAACAAACAAAGTTACACTTGTTTGAGATACTAGCTAATGATGTTATAATGTCACAATTTATTATATAGATAGATGCTCTGCTTTATAAGGTTTTAAATAGGttatgctagctaacattagctatgtCGACTAAGTTATCTAGCTAGGTTAGCCAGCTACTGTCATGGTAACTAGGTTTTAAAAAAACGTTCACGTAAAAATGCAGTGGACGGGCTATTATGAAAATATGATTATATTAAATTCATGCACAATTAATTATGAGAATATTTATTTGTAGATTACAATTTTAATGGTTTGGCATTATAAGTAGTGTGAAAATATATTTAGACATTTTCATGGATAACATTAGCATAATGTTTTCTgttagagagtggagaggaaggagaggaagaagagataaGAGGAGGAAAGGTAAAATATATGATTACAGAGCCTGCCAATGTATTATTGCAAACCATTTTCTTTTTagataaaatacaaaaatgaggCAAGCAATGGGAATCTGTTAAACAAAGTATTTTATCTAATAGTGTACTATTTATTATTAAAGATTGGAGAAGGAAAAATTAAGGGAGTAAAAAGAGTGAAGCGAGGAGAGTGTGGAAGAGTGAGTTGGAAAGgtgaagagaaggaaaggaagaaagatcAGGAAGATGAGTGGAGAAAGATTGGAGAAGAAGAAAAGGTTAAGAGAGTAAGAAGAGTGACACAAGGAGAGTGAAGAAGAGCAGACAAGAGGTACAATGGCTCTTTCCCAGAAACGGAAATGCTATTTTAATGACAACATGATGAGAGAATTTCCATTTATTACGCTCAGGTCAAGACGCTAGAATGGTTCACTGCACCCTTTGTAATTCCTCTTTTTCAATCGGCAGTGGGGGAAGAACGGCAGTGGTAGAACGAAAAAGCATAAAGCCTCTCTGATTGCCCGTGTTGGTATGCCTTCTGTCCCCACATTCTTCAAGAAGGTAGAGCCTTCCCAAGAAGAATATGATTTAGCTGTGGAAATGTCCCCGGTTTTCATTTCAGAAATCTGGTCACCTTATAATAGCAAGCTAtgactgatggtttggttagctaagcTAGCAAGTTTTTTTGGTAACCAAGGCAACTACTGTAGCTTCAGTGGATGTGCAAGTGAACACATTTCTAGGGGAAAATGTGTTGAATTATAGCGATGGTATAAAAGGGATATTCAACTCGGGGCTCTATGCTTTCTCTGAAAAAGAATGCAACTCCGTGGATGGTTTGTTCCACTCGGCAAGCGCgtcattattttccatagaacgcaTAGAACCCTCATTGATTATTTATATACACTgaatgaacaaaacattaggaacacccgctctttctatgacagactgaccaggggaatccaggtgaaagctatgatcccttattgatgtcacctgttacatccacttcaatcagtgtagatgaagggaaggagacaggttaaataaggatttttaagccttgagacaattgagatggattgtgtatgtgtgcgatTCAGagcgtgaatgggcaagacaaaatatttaagccTTTGAacgggtatagtagtaggtgccaggcgcactggtttgagtgtgtcaagaactgcaacgcttctgggtttttcacgctcaacagtttcctgtgcgtatcaagaatggtccaccacccaaaggacattaaacaatcttgacacaactgtggaaagcattgaagttaacatggtccagcatctctgtggaacgatTTCGACACCTtacagagtccatgccccgacgaattgaagctgttctgagggcaacagggggtgcaactcattattaggaaggtgttcctaatgttttgtacactcagtgtatttaaCTTACCAATTGTGTGTTCTACAAATATTTGACTTACCACATAAGCTCCATTCTTCTTTTGAAGGCATCATGGAACACAGATAAAGCACTCCAAGACAAGCAGCAAAGCATTGTTTATTGATTTCACTGTACAGTTATAGGGGCCTGAGCACATTCGTGTGAATGAGACataccttgagtcttcttggtaCTTTGCAGAAGTCAGGAAGGGAAAACATAGTCCACATCCCGTAGAGGCCAGCGAGCAAAGCCCCAGTGGAGGCTGTCAGGATGGGGTAGTCCTTACTGCCATGGACCGTTCTGGAGCCTTGGTCCTGGAGGATGAATTCTGTGGAGTCCTCCATGATAAACTCTCTATTAGGCTACATTAAACAGTGGTTAGCATCCATATTAGTACTTTAGGCCAACCAAAACAGCAGAGGCAAAAGTAAGGTAGACAGGGATAGGCTTAATGTCTTGCTATTTTTTAACATTTTGACACAATCATGAACAAATACCTGAACAAAAGGTTTTTACAGGTATTCCAAATATTTGTAAAGCATTGCAAATGGAGCTCCTCTAATAATGACATTTGCAACTTGTCATAGGCATCGAAATGTAATACTGTAATTCAATATCTAGACATGCAAGAACTCAAGCCCCCAGCAGAGGGTGCCACGGCACTATTATCGTGCAGAGTACTAAATAGAAAAGTTCTATTTATGAAACTTCCGTCATCAAAACCTTTTCAAATAATTGTGCAAAGAGAACGTGCTACTATATCGATGCCTCTATTAATTTTGGTGAGTGGATATTACGCAAGATATTTGCCACATCGTTTTATGCACTTTGGTTCTGTAAGCCGTATGTTTTATAGAACATACACATTTGCAGAAATATTTGGAGACGAGAAAACATGTGCTGTAATATTAAACGAAATGCAAGTTGATCCGATCGGTTACTTTATAAGATATTTGCACAAATGTTGCACAGTAAGTACAAATATCCTAGAATTGAGTAAAACGAGCACATGAGGCTTTGCAACTGTGACCTACTTCAGTCGCCCCCTTTCAAGCAGCAATCCAAACGGTCAGTGGATACCAATCAAACAACCCAATTTCTCATTAATTATGCACTATAAACAAAACGGCCAAAGGCTTCATTCCTGCCAGGAGATGAATCATTAACATACCCAATCAAATCCGTTTCCCGGTACATGGATAGGTAATGTACTTTCCATAACTGAGGTGGACAACAACTGTCTCTCCGATTATATACCTTTTCTGGTGTGTCTGGAAGTCGTTAAAGGGATAGTTGAACCAAATTTCAAAATTACACATTGGTTTCCTtgccctgtaagcagtctatggacaaggccTGATAGCAATCCATGCTTTCGTTTTATTTCCATGGTACTGTTTCCAAATTCTAACGTTTTAGcttttgtggcacaaatcccattcaagtcatggtaCCGATATTATAATTGTTTGTGCATCATGTCCAAATCACCCGCAAGTATCGCAAATTGATGGTGAAGCTCAACAAAGTAATTTACAAATGATTTGAGCATGACGCGTGCAAAATGCTAAATATCGGTCCCATGACTTGACTGGGATTTGTGCCACGAATGCTAAAACGTTAGCATTTGTAAACAGTGCCAGAGAAACTAAACCAAAGAATGGATTGCtttcataccttgtccatagactgcttacagggcaAGGTAACCAttatgtcattttgtaatttgcgTGAACTATTCCAACATTTTAATCAGATATATTGATTTAAACAATTCTATTTGACATAACACAATTTGTTTAGATGTAGACCATAGGGCAACATGCGAGACTTAACGGTCATATTTATATTCACAATGGCATGTGTAAAATACAGAAAGTTATTGTGACTTTAATTTAAAGACTAATCTGACAATCTGATTCCTCCCAgcatgtttttttcccctcaggaCTGTAAGAAATGTCAACACAGAAGACAGGTGGTGTCTAGTTGATCACAACAGTAATAATGTGATAGACTGGTCCTCGAACATTGCTGGCATTGTTTGGCATGGCAATGAGTGCCAAGTAGTTGGCATGAAAGCACAAACAGACTGACACTCAGGCTAGTCAGATCAGAAATAGCAACAGAGAACAGGTGTGGTCCAGTAGTCCAGAACAGCAGCCATGGGAGCCTGTCACAGATGATAATGGGCTGAGTGAAATGTTGACTAGGATGATATATTATTAAATAttgcatagtgtgtgtgtttagatttCCAGGTCCCAAATACCATGTCTCAGTAACTTTGAATTTCAATGTAGGCTTATTTTAAAACGGAATGGTATTCATTCCTATTCGTAACAGTAGGTGGAGTGACAGAAATAGCTACAAATGTGAAATCTTACCAAGAACTGAAAAAAAGTCTCACAaaacagcaatccatgctttggttttgtttatCTGGCCACTGTCTCCAAATGCTATCTTTTAAGCATTTGTGGTGCGATCCAACAGGTTAATAACCCCTATGTTTGTATTCGTCACAATTAATGTCTGAATAAAATGTTGTATTTTATACCTATACAAAGAATATAATCTACTTTTCTAGGGCCTGTTTAATAAGGGCTGGTTTCCCAGCATGGACCTGGACTGTCTTAATGGAGAATTCCCATTGGAAGTACATTTTGGTCCAGGTCAGGACCAGGTTTAATCTACACCAGTGTTTGGCAtctatttattttatctttatttaaccaggcaagtcagttaagaacaaattcttattttcaatgacggcctaggaacagtgggttaactgcctgttcaggggcagaacgacagatttgtactttgtcagctcgggggtttgaacttgcaaccttccggttactagtccaacactctaaccactaggctaccctgcagcccctaTTACTGTAGCTTCAGTCTCAgcatcctgtgtgtgtggtgctgagaTGAGAGGTGCAGAATCCAAGCTTGTACGACAATAGCAAAATATTTCCCACATTATCTCATATCCCCCCTCCAAGTATTGCAGTTCCCATAGTCATATGGTACCTAGATGAAGCCCGTTGACTTCAGAATGACTCAACACACATCATCATTAGGCTacattgaacaaattaatttaggCTAAATGCACATTGTAATTGTGCTTTACATTTCTGAAATGTTATATTGTCTTTTCTAAGAGCAAGCATATTTTTTTGGTAATGCCACAGAGGAAATTGTATAATTGTCAAAATACATTATTAGATGAATGAAAATgttcacaaaaatatacatttttgaaAAATATTATAGTCTGGAGTTGTCAAAATGAATGTTGTCAAAGTGACTGTGTTGCATGCTGAATAATGCAGTCACCCTTTTGGAATTATAAAGACTACAAGCTCCATATTGTGAACTTTGACGTCGAATGCGCTTACTACGCTCTACAACGAACGAACACTGGCGCGCGCTTGGGCCGGACAGTTCAGCTTCGGAACACAGGGACAGCTCCCAGGTGCTGAAATTGTCGAGCATCAAACCGAACCGTCTTCTACAGTAAAACATTTGTATAAAAACAGAAAAAGCCACTGACTGACATTCGTGCCTTCGACGCAGGTTGGTTTGCTAtgatttaaaatattttttctgCATCATGTCAATTTTTTACTAGACTGTTATAGAATTCCGCAAAGAACTTGATTCTAAGCTGTATTTCTGATGTTCCAAAATTCTGCAAGGTTTTATCCAATTTCCGAGAACTAGCCTACGTTTGTGTAGCAAAATGGAATAGTGTATTTTCGTCGTCCTCATAACATTTCTAAATGGAATTAGCACATAAAACACCTCAAATGCAGTGCCCATGTATTTCTAGATGATTGTTATCGGTAATAGGACATTTGGTTTATGAAACATTGTACATAGACAGTACAGTGTTGTTAATAGTGCAGTTTAGGCTTGCTTGATGTAAAACCGAAATAATCCTTCTCCGTTTATTAACAGAACAGGCACATGCTTGAAATGGCAAATTGCTGATGCACAGTGAAAACATTTAGGCTACTAGGAACAAAGATGTCTGCTGTAGCCCAGTTCTATTTATATAGAATGCTGACAAATGCAGACGAATTTCTCAAGAAAGATGAAACATTCCACATTTATTTTTTGTCAATAATTGTTTGATTGTTGAATGGATTGGCATAACCATTGATAAATCCAAGCCTAattgatcatacaccttccacacCCTGCTGGGTATGGTATAGATTGCTTGGGAAGGATCTGACTAATGTCCATTGGCAGGCACACATATGTGAAGATGTAGAACACAGGTGGACTCTTCACCAACCCCAGGGTGTGTAATGCTCTTTTTGTTtatccaacacagccatctgCCATCAGACACAGTCTGTATGCTTTTAACACCAATCTCAGAGGCtggtgtgtttgcgtgtgatcattTTAATAATATATTCTTCTCTTACACGTCTGTGACATCCGTCTTCCATGCAACATATCTAAACCTTAGAGTGACATTTCTAATTCCACTGAGTTGATTTCATGTTTCTCATAACCTTTGGCACTGTGACTCCTGGTCTTTCCAGATGGCTGCCACTCAAGGGAAGGAGGGCGGGGATCAGAACTTTGACTACATGTTCAAGCTGCTGATCATTGGCAACAGCAGCGTGGGTAAAACCTCCTTCTTGTTCCGCTACGCTGACGACGCCTTCACCTCAGCCTTCGTCAGCACCGTGGGCATTGACTTCAAAGTCAAGACCGTCTACAAGAACGACAAGAGGATTAAACTGCAGATCTGGGTAGGTCTGTCGCTAGAGTCAGGGGTACTCACTATTGTGATAGATAATGTCTAGTGTATTGTAAGTGAAGCTGTTCAACTACAGTGTGCACAAATATGAGCTATTCATTCAATTGCAGTATTTGCCTTATATATCCCCCAAATGTATGTTTGTTAAGTTTAACTACAAGTGTGCATCTAGTCACAACCTGTCACAGGTTAGTCTGCACATTGGCTGTTAGAAGTCTATAACATTGTAGAAGGCAGTATCGTTTCAAGCTTTAAGGGATTGGGGCTTATAAATCACTTTCAACCCCCCTGCCTTTCTACGTTGTTATAGATTTCTAAAAGCCAACATGCAGACTAGGATCCAGTCACAATAACATTAAATGTGACATTTGACATGAAACATTTGAGTTGGATTGTGCTGCTAAGATGTAGGAGCAAGGCCTACCGTGATGGAACGCGAGGCAGGGCAGTGTAGAGAACAGAGGCAGATGGATGTGTATGGATCACTGAACAACACTCCTCTCAGACTGTGTtctcctcctgtgtgtgtccgACCTCGCCAACAGCTTTTTTTTATTAGGAGATTTGGAGTTGAAGGAGTTTGTTTCTGAGCACCTCTGAGATTGCTAAGGTGACAATTCAAAGCAATGCTTCCTCCAaacacccgctctctctctttcctagaGAGGCAATGCTGTTCGCTGTCATATTTACTGTCTGTTCCACCAATTCATTGGTCCCAGACAGGATTGTAGCAGTTAATCAGCTGAGGGTTGAATGTAAACAGTTTAATTAGTGAGTAATAAGGGTAATGGGTTTTTGTCAGTTAAGAAAAAACAAGCGGGTTCTAACAGACGCAGGATTGCCAGAGAGAGCATTCAATTGAATAGCTCTAGGTTGTCTAATTGGACTGTTTGGGCATTGTACTATTCCCGATGAGCCACAGTGCGCTCAAATTTACCAGTAAGATTCAAATAAGATGGCCTATTGTCAGTCTTCACGGACTGTACTAAAGATTCTGTCCATTTGTTGGGCTTATTCACAGTGTAAACTGCTCTGTGGTGCCATGGCGATGATTAAATAAAACTCAGTCAATTCGTTTCAAATGGAGCTCCTGTTCATTGGACTCAGCAGGATTtttctgtctcgctgtgtctttTAGCCTCAGAACAAGCAAAGCTGCCCACTCAAATAGCCCCAAGATGAAATTAATCATTGGCAAGCACTTGGCCCTGAATCGATAGGGTAGTGAAATGTGTGGATGCATACAGTATGTCTTCAGTATTCAGCCAAGAGGAAAGTCAACAGTCAAAGCATTGTCTAGAAGATGAATGTTTAATGTTAAGCAATGTCACAGTCTGCAAAAAAAAGAGAACCATTttcataataataaaaaaaaaatgataaagAAATGTACTTAAAAAACATTATGTAGAAGTAGGTAATGCTATGGCCTCTACTGAATTGTATTGTACAAAAACATTCTACAGTTCATTGTTCGCACtaatatatagacacacacacctgaacatcTGCATGCAGGTGCTTTACTGTGTATATTTGTGGGTTTCCATTGCTCAGCCCAGCTGCTGTATGAGGGAGATTGAGGTAGACAGCCTCTGAGCTGTGTGTGCTTTTGAAGGTCAGAGATGTCCGTTGGCtaccacacagacacaattaTAGCCATAttcacagagagagcagagcaggcctCTCTCTGTAGCTAATGTAACCCAGCACTGTTTGGCCTCGCAGTGGAAATAGCACACTGCTGAGTGCCCCTATACAAGAGGTTTATTGTAAAAACCCATAGACATGACATAATCAGTATAATATGGCCAGTAGGTCTCAGCCACCACAGTGACTAATCAGCATGGCGTCGGAAATGTCTCTCTATTTCAATGGTTAGCTACGGTATATGGGATCAATGGTCTGCTTCCCATGGGGTGTGGAGACATCACCAGACACCCTGTTGTGCTTGTATCAATTGCTCTGTTTGGGATGGGCCCTGCAGGCAAGGAGAGGGATTTGGATTATTTGATTTATTGATCATAGTGCATTATTCATTTACTGGGGAGACTTGAACCTCTAGAATTTGTGAATAGATAATGACCGCCATGATCATCACAGCTCGCCAAACCAGCCGGCGATGCAGGATACATGACCGTCACAGCTAGCCAAACCAGCCGGCGATGCAGGATACATGACCATCACAGCTAGCCAAACCAGCCGGCGATGCAGGATACATGATCATCACAGCTAGACAAACCAGCCGGCGATGCAGGATACATGACCATCACAGCTAGCCAAACCAGCCGGCGATGCAGGATACATGATCGTCACAGCTAGCCAAACCAGCCGGCGATGCAGGATAcatgatcatcacagctagccaAACCAGCCGGCGATGCAGGATAcatgatcatcacagctagccaAACCAGCCGGCGATGCAGGATAcatgatcatcacagctagccaAACCAGCCGGCGATGCAGGATACATGGTCATCACAGCTAGACAAACCAGCCGGCGATGCAGGATAcatgatcatcacagctagccaAACCAGCCGGCGATGCAGGATAcatgatcatcacagctagccaAACTAGCCGGCGATGCAGGATAcatgatcatcacagctagccaAACCAGCCGGCGATGCAGGATAcatgatcatcacagctagccaAACCAGCCGGCGATGCAGGATAcatgatcatcacagctagccaAACCAGCCGGCGATGCAGGATAcatgatcatcacagctagccaAACCAGCCGGCGATGCAGGATAcatgatcatcacagctagccaAACCAGCCGGCGATGCAGGATAcatgatcatcacagctagccaAACCAGCCGGCGATGCAGGATAcatgatcatcacagctagccaAACCAGCCGGCGATGTAGGATAcatgatcatcacagctagccaAACCAGTCCAGAATAAATACATACATGGATGGGGGATTTTCTGTGtgacttactgtgtgtgtgtgtgtgtgtgtgtgtgtgtgtgtgtgtgtgtgtgtgtgtgtgtgtgtgtgtgtgtgtgtgtgtgtgtgtgtgtgtgtgtgtgtgtgtgtgtgtgtgtgtgtgtgtgtgtgtgtgtgtgtgtgtgtgtgtgtgtgtgtttgtgaccaGCAACAACAAtgttctgtatctctctccaggaCACAGCGGGACAGGAGCGGTACCGGACGATCACCACTGCATACTACCGGGGAGCCATGGGCTTCATCCTAATGTATGACATCACCAACGAGGAGTCCTTCCATTGTGTGCAGGACTGGTGAGTTCTACTGGGGTACAACACATTTTCATCCTCTCTTGGAGGAACATTTGTGTTAAATAGCACAGTTGATTATATAATTGAAAACCAGTACGTGTCACAGCATTAACAGCTTTTATCAGCACGTTGGAAGGACTGCAATTTTGTCAGTATATCATGTGTCATGAAATACATGAGGGAAGGAAGCAACTTCAGATGACATGTTTTGTTTTAAGTAttgtttacatactgtatatcttAACACAAGATTCTCAGAAAGACTACATATCTTTAGGGACAACAGTGTGTTGTTGGGTTGTATTGAGACAGGATGAGTAGAGGAGTTCTCCCTGTGAAGAAACAGACCCAAATAGCTGACCTTcatctctgtcagtatctccttATCTAAGCGTATTGATTAGAGCGCTTGTTCTCAGAGAGCCACtggcccatc containing:
- the LOC124033272 gene encoding ras-related protein Rab-3C-like, which produces MAATQGKEGGDQNFDYMFKLLIIGNSSVGKTSFLFRYADDAFTSAFVSTVGIDFKVKTVYKNDKRIKLQIWDTAGQERYRTITTAYYRGAMGFILMYDITNEESFHCVQDWSTQIKTYSWDNAQVVLAGNKCDMEEERVVAADSGRQLAEQLGFEFFETSAKDNINVKQTFERLVDIICDRMSESLDTDPAVTTGTPSAKLTDSAPPLQQSACNC